A single window of Nicotiana sylvestris chromosome 3, ASM39365v2, whole genome shotgun sequence DNA harbors:
- the LOC138888581 gene encoding uncharacterized protein, giving the protein MRRISSLERKARESEKSVHEAEEIARGAQLEATNWKEQFENAQGTIEELQENKNLLEQQNRGLTSELATVKASSSQLKRDKELLECSLSEQLSRASEEVRELKALLAKKEEYAGELVQNLTQAQADLQTSSSELAKVIDTIEKSQQSTDTPSPALEVPENVAIPASEGETSTTQSMEVEASVTIPSTE; this is encoded by the exons ATGAGAAGAATTTCCTCACTAGAAAGAAAAGCTCGTGAGTCTGAGAAGTCTgtccacgaggctgaggaaattGCTAGGGGAGCCCAACTTGAAGCAACCAACTGGAAGGAGCAGTTCGAAAATGCTCAAGGGACTATAGAAgagttgcaagaaaataaaaacctcctagagcagcaaaaccgtggtttaacttctgaGCTGGCAACAGTCaaagcttcttcaagccaattgaaaagagacaaagagcttttagAATGCTCTTTatcagaacaattatccagagctagtgaagaagttagagagctgaaggcacttttggctaaaaaggaagaatatgcaggagagttagtgcaaaacttgactcaagctcaggctgacttacagacttcttct tctgaactggctaaagtcatagataccatcgagaaaagccaacagtctactgatactccttctcctgccctTGAAGTTCCTGAAAATGTTGctattccagcttcagagggtgaaacttctacaaCCCAGTCTatggaagttgaagcttccgtgacaATCCCCTCAACTGAATGA